In Pseudomonadota bacterium, a single genomic region encodes these proteins:
- a CDS encoding DUF134 domain-containing protein, protein MSRPKKCRCVNCSPNSSCFKPRGIPLIQLEEVSLNMDELEAIRLADYEGFYHEKAAEHMGISRPTFGRILDGARRKVADAIINGKALQIKAVNSE, encoded by the coding sequence ATGTCGAGACCGAAGAAGTGCAGATGCGTCAACTGTTCTCCTAATAGCTCTTGCTTTAAACCAAGGGGTATCCCCCTTATTCAGCTTGAAGAGGTCTCCTTAAACATGGATGAATTAGAAGCAATACGGCTTGCTGATTATGAAGGATTCTATCACGAGAAGGCAGCGGAGCATATGGGCATCTCACGCCCCACATTTGGTCGTATCCTCGACGGCGCGCGCCGTAAGGTTGCCGATGCCATTATTAACGGAAAGGCGCTCCAAATAAAGGCTGTGAATAGTGAATAG
- a CDS encoding DUF1847 domain-containing protein: MKKGNLSNCASCGYPVKERICVSRKGKGSKGCPTTGMKKLVAQAKKHYENSDIGEFARQTSIQEGECYAGRDKRPYTMHPTKPRIQEICEFARKMEYTRLGLVFCAGLAKEASIVNDILKNQGFEVVSVICKVGAIPKEEIGVKENEKIYIGEHESMCNPILQAMIVNEAKSEFNILLGLCVGHDSLFFKYAEAPTTVLAVKDRVTGHNPLAAVYLCGNYYSWLNGQ, translated from the coding sequence ATGAAGAAGGGTAATCTATCTAACTGTGCAAGTTGCGGATATCCGGTAAAAGAGCGTATTTGCGTAAGCCGCAAAGGCAAGGGATCAAAAGGATGTCCCACGACCGGCATGAAAAAGTTGGTTGCTCAGGCAAAGAAGCATTATGAAAATAGTGACATCGGTGAATTTGCCCGTCAGACATCCATACAGGAAGGGGAATGCTACGCAGGACGGGACAAGAGACCCTATACCATGCATCCGACAAAACCGAGGATTCAGGAGATCTGCGAATTTGCCCGGAAGATGGAATATACCCGCCTCGGTCTCGTTTTCTGTGCCGGTCTTGCAAAAGAGGCATCCATTGTTAATGATATATTGAAAAACCAGGGCTTTGAAGTAGTATCTGTCATTTGTAAAGTCGGGGCTATCCCTAAGGAAGAGATCGGCGTGAAAGAGAACGAGAAGATTTATATCGGGGAACACGAATCCATGTGCAACCCCATTCTCCAGGCTATGATCGTCAACGAAGCAAAAAGTGAATTTAACATTTTGTTGGGACTCTGCGTCGGTCACGACTCACTCTTTTTCAAATATGCAGAAGCGCCGACAACTGTGCTGGCGGTAAAGGACAGGGTGACGGGCCATAACCCCCTTGCCGCTGTTTACTTGTGCGGAAACTACTATTCATGGCTCAACGGACAATAA
- a CDS encoding cytochrome c3 family protein: MNVIVLIFVALFPLVSYASISNEDCLGCHDKYKESRHGQTTTCVQCHDDIGSVPHDEKLKRPSCKACHSKAAAEYKRSIHSEKNLSCKDCHSVHFPAGEKKGCLSCHSGVSHASLPSSEKHLKAIDCLVCHGKSEKGEVRIHIDTGKKDPIKRETIDPDGNQFIDHNEWNNLQALLQKVPTGKGEIKKQFSAKTEPHSVTKKPLSCKSCHSDGGIFQQARVTIMGKQSYELSADRKIFIPELPSIEDYKHTVHGKKGIECSDCHTSQKRIDDSACITCHDKLYSIYKDTAHSVKGAARCTDCHNPHHVKAYKELSAPERLSVCVRCHKDYINKHKWLPNTVLHFHYLECSTCHSPNSTKSMVFSFVVKEGDRTAPLKYQDLEKVFGKNVELEKLIDRNGDGTVFCKELAGFFIELRKRLQKEVTISSSIVVTKAFHNYSEKDTKSKVCATCHSEKAPFYESMFLSVPDGDKIIHIPVKGPVLSAFPTSVFIDICLLGEGKMRAKDFDSILKTGWKDKSQVIDELGFKVIDLIGIVFSLLILFGIAVHIFLRIVVKK; this comes from the coding sequence ATGAATGTTATTGTACTCATATTTGTCGCCCTGTTCCCACTCGTTTCGTATGCCTCGATATCAAATGAAGATTGCCTTGGATGCCACGACAAATATAAAGAATCCAGACATGGACAGACAACGACATGTGTCCAATGCCACGACGATATCGGCTCCGTGCCCCATGATGAAAAGCTGAAAAGACCATCCTGCAAAGCCTGTCACAGCAAAGCTGCAGCGGAGTATAAACGAAGCATTCACAGCGAGAAAAACCTTTCCTGCAAAGACTGCCACAGCGTTCATTTTCCAGCAGGAGAGAAAAAGGGCTGTCTTTCATGTCATTCGGGGGTATCTCATGCATCTCTGCCCTCCAGTGAAAAGCACCTCAAGGCAATCGACTGTCTTGTCTGTCATGGAAAATCAGAAAAAGGTGAAGTCAGGATACACATAGATACGGGCAAGAAAGACCCCATAAAAAGGGAAACTATTGATCCTGACGGAAATCAGTTTATAGACCATAACGAATGGAATAATCTTCAGGCGCTGCTTCAAAAAGTGCCCACGGGCAAGGGAGAGATAAAAAAACAGTTTTCGGCAAAGACAGAGCCTCATTCAGTTACAAAAAAGCCTTTGTCATGCAAAAGCTGCCATAGCGACGGGGGTATTTTTCAACAGGCAAGAGTGACAATCATGGGGAAACAATCCTATGAACTTTCCGCAGACCGGAAGATCTTCATCCCTGAGTTGCCCTCTATCGAAGATTACAAGCATACAGTCCACGGGAAAAAAGGCATTGAGTGCTCTGATTGTCATACCTCCCAGAAGCGGATCGATGATAGCGCCTGTATAACCTGCCACGACAAATTATATAGCATTTATAAAGATACGGCTCACTCTGTGAAGGGTGCAGCCCGTTGTACTGATTGCCATAACCCCCATCACGTAAAGGCATATAAAGAGCTGAGCGCCCCCGAAAGGCTTTCGGTATGCGTGCGCTGTCACAAGGACTATATTAATAAACACAAATGGCTGCCCAATACGGTTCTGCATTTCCACTACCTCGAATGTTCCACCTGTCACAGCCCAAATTCGACAAAGAGCATGGTCTTCAGCTTTGTTGTCAAAGAAGGCGATAGAACGGCTCCTCTCAAGTATCAAGACTTAGAAAAAGTATTCGGAAAAAATGTTGAATTGGAAAAATTGATTGACCGTAATGGAGACGGCACGGTTTTCTGTAAGGAATTGGCCGGTTTCTTTATCGAGTTAAGAAAGAGGCTTCAGAAAGAGGTCACCATAAGCAGTTCGATTGTTGTCACAAAGGCTTTTCACAACTACTCAGAAAAGGATACAAAGAGCAAGGTATGCGCCACTTGTCATTCGGAAAAAGCCCCATTTTATGAGTCCATGTTCCTTTCTGTACCTGACGGAGATAAAATTATCCATATCCCCGTCAAGGGTCCTGTGCTCTCAGCGTTTCCAACATCGGTGTTTATAGATATATGCCTTTTAGGCGAAGGGAAGATGCGCGCCAAAGATTTTGACAGCATCCTTAAGACGGGCTGGAAAGATAAGTCCCAGGTGATAGATGAACTTGGTTTCAAAGTAATCGATCTCATTGGCATAGTCTTTTCTCTGTTGATTTTGTTCGGGATTGCCGTCCATATATTCTTAAGGATTGTGGTGAAAAAATGA
- a CDS encoding PAS domain S-box protein, with product MNIINPEKDPRRNRLHITIIAAATIATILISLHYLYSGSFIVFQNLFYIPIILSCMYYTMRGFVYSVCLAVFYLLLIIVFTSESNIITQALIRVALFIGIAGVVTFLSTRRKRAERLLLKSEERFRSLFENSVQGIYQTTHEGRFLSANRALSEMFGYDSPEELISSVNDIGSQLYFNPEQRLEHLRILGERGVADNYEAEMYRKDGSIIWVSMTTRVVRDRAGIPFINEGFAENITERKQAEEALQASEEKYRNIFDDAILGIYQTTPDGCICSANPALVKMYGYDTSDELINNVTAAQMYVNSEDREIFKRILSKEGKVEQYEVQFRKRNGEIFWVSINAHTVRDGQGNITHYDGTIEEITERKRLEEALENDQIRLINDQIRLTAVLDSIDALVYVADFNSYEVLFLNKYGHEVWGDIVGRRCWETIQEGQGGPCKFCTNNRLLSDSGIPTGVYRWEFQNTKNSNWYDCRDQAIRWIDGRLVRLEIATDVTERKLTEEEIQNLLSEKELILREVHHRIKNNMTVIVSLLSLQADALEDNPPAIAALEDAGSRVRSMMVLYDKLYRSADFRKISTKEYLPSLVDEIVGNFPNRGLVTIKTQIDDIIFDAKTLSPLGMILNELLTNAMKYAFTGRENGIIAVSLSAKDNHVTLMIQDNGVGIPESIDITASTGFGMQLVGILTEQLEGSMTFGRDNGTKFILEFEV from the coding sequence ATGAACATTATTAATCCTGAAAAAGATCCGCGAAGAAACCGTCTTCACATTACAATCATCGCTGCCGCAACGATCGCGACCATTCTTATCAGCCTGCATTATCTATACTCCGGCTCATTTATTGTGTTTCAGAATCTTTTCTATATCCCCATTATACTGAGCTGCATGTATTACACGATGAGAGGGTTTGTATACTCTGTTTGCCTTGCAGTTTTCTATTTGCTGTTGATCATCGTCTTTACATCGGAAAGCAATATCATCACGCAGGCATTGATAAGGGTAGCTCTGTTCATCGGTATCGCTGGAGTCGTCACTTTTTTATCGACACGGCGCAAGCGGGCAGAAAGGTTGCTGCTGAAGAGCGAAGAGAGATTTCGTTCCCTCTTTGAAAATTCTGTACAAGGCATTTACCAGACCACCCATGAAGGACGATTTCTCTCAGCCAACCGAGCCCTTTCAGAAATGTTCGGATACGATTCCCCTGAAGAACTTATTAGCTCTGTTAACGACATAGGGAGCCAGCTCTATTTCAACCCGGAACAACGATTGGAGCACCTCCGGATATTGGGTGAACGGGGAGTAGCTGATAATTATGAAGCTGAGATGTACCGGAAGGACGGAAGTATCATATGGGTTTCCATGACTACCAGGGTGGTGCGTGATCGTGCCGGTATACCTTTCATAAACGAGGGTTTTGCCGAAAATATCACCGAGCGCAAGCAGGCCGAGGAAGCACTACAGGCGAGCGAAGAAAAATACCGCAATATCTTCGATGATGCAATTCTCGGAATCTATCAAACCACCCCTGATGGATGCATTTGCAGTGCTAATCCTGCCCTTGTAAAAATGTATGGGTATGATACATCTGACGAGTTAATCAATAATGTAACTGCAGCGCAGATGTACGTCAATTCTGAAGATAGAGAAATATTTAAAAGAATTTTATCTAAGGAAGGAAAGGTAGAACAGTACGAGGTACAGTTTCGTAAACGTAACGGAGAGATATTCTGGGTTTCAATTAATGCTCATACCGTAAGGGATGGACAAGGCAATATAACACATTACGATGGGACAATTGAGGAAATTACCGAGCGCAAACGTTTGGAGGAGGCCCTGGAAAACGATCAAATACGCCTGATAAATGATCAAATACGCCTGACAGCAGTGCTGGATAGCATTGATGCACTTGTGTATGTGGCGGACTTCAATTCTTATGAGGTCCTGTTTTTAAACAAGTATGGTCACGAAGTATGGGGTGATATAGTAGGGCGGAGATGCTGGGAAACGATTCAGGAAGGTCAGGGGGGTCCATGTAAATTTTGTACAAACAACAGGTTGCTGTCCGATTCCGGAATCCCGACAGGCGTGTATCGTTGGGAATTTCAGAATACAAAAAACAGTAACTGGTACGACTGCCGAGACCAGGCAATACGTTGGATTGACGGACGGCTGGTTCGTTTGGAAATCGCCACTGACGTTACCGAACGTAAACTTACCGAAGAGGAAATACAAAACCTCCTCTCAGAAAAGGAACTCATCCTCCGTGAGGTACATCACAGGATCAAGAACAACATGACCGTGATCGTGAGCCTCCTCTCTCTACAAGCAGACGCACTGGAAGACAATCCACCGGCTATTGCTGCCCTTGAGGATGCGGGCAGCCGTGTCCGGAGCATGATGGTTCTCTATGACAAGCTATATCGATCGGCCGATTTTAGAAAAATATCAACAAAGGAATACCTCCCCTCTCTGGTTGATGAAATTGTCGGCAATTTCCCCAACCGGGGATTGGTCACCATTAAAACACAGATCGATGATATCATCTTTGACGCAAAGACCTTATCACCTTTGGGTATGATTCTGAATGAACTGCTTACAAACGCAATGAAGTATGCATTTACCGGCAGAGAAAACGGCATAATAGCGGTATCTCTTTCGGCAAAGGATAACCATGTAACCCTAATGATACAGGATAACGGTGTTGGAATTCCTGAATCAATTGATATTACAGCCTCTACCGGATTTGGTATGCAGCTTGTCGGTATATTAACAGAACAGCTCGAAGGAAGCATGACGTTTGGACGGGATAATGGAACAAAGTTTATTCTGGAATTTGAAGTATGA
- a CDS encoding diguanylate cyclase yields the protein MKVCFAVQEDQGIESIVYGHFGSAPIFIVVDTELQKTVTVNNRDLNHVHGACSPIKAIGGQDIEAVVVGGIGAGAIRGLNAAGIKVYGSVKETVKDNLNLLIENKLPELSMFNACSGHQGGGCGH from the coding sequence ATGAAAGTATGTTTTGCAGTTCAGGAAGATCAGGGAATTGAGAGTATAGTGTACGGCCATTTCGGTTCTGCCCCAATATTTATCGTTGTCGACACGGAACTCCAGAAGACGGTTACGGTTAACAACAGGGACTTAAACCATGTTCACGGTGCATGCAGCCCGATTAAGGCAATCGGAGGACAGGACATAGAGGCGGTGGTTGTCGGCGGTATAGGCGCAGGTGCCATAAGGGGACTTAATGCGGCAGGAATCAAGGTCTACGGGTCGGTAAAAGAGACAGTGAAGGACAATCTCAATTTGCTGATAGAAAACAAGCTCCCGGAATTGAGCATGTTCAACGCATGCAGCGGTCATCAGGGCGGCGGATGCGGACATTGA
- a CDS encoding cytochrome b/b6 domain-containing protein, which yields MSKSYLHSLPLRIWHWANACIVLVLIITGIQLRVPSIQILHDYRYAVLLHKYFGYAMTGSFLFWFFYYLATGGLTKHYLMGFEDIKGMPRQALYYIFSIFRGEKNPFKPSPDNKFNPMQKLAYSSVMLVFVPIIVITGVLFSDILFFFSWIKALGGLRILDAVHVAAAYVFILYLLVHLYMTTLGPKLHSHIKGMITGYEE from the coding sequence ATGAGTAAATCATACCTCCATTCATTACCGCTCCGTATATGGCACTGGGCAAACGCATGTATCGTTCTTGTCCTCATCATAACCGGCATTCAATTGAGGGTACCTTCGATTCAAATCCTGCATGATTACAGATATGCGGTTCTTCTCCATAAATATTTCGGCTATGCCATGACAGGTTCCTTCCTCTTCTGGTTTTTTTATTACCTGGCGACGGGCGGGCTGACAAAACATTACCTCATGGGTTTCGAGGATATAAAAGGCATGCCCCGGCAGGCGTTGTACTATATATTTTCGATTTTCAGAGGAGAAAAAAATCCTTTTAAACCTTCCCCTGACAACAAATTCAATCCCATGCAAAAACTTGCCTACTCATCAGTTATGCTTGTTTTTGTTCCCATTATTGTTATTACCGGGGTTCTCTTCAGCGACATACTTTTCTTCTTTTCATGGATTAAAGCCCTGGGAGGGTTGCGAATCCTCGACGCGGTCCACGTTGCTGCGGCGTACGTTTTTATCTTATATCTTCTCGTACATCTCTACATGACAACCCTGGGGCCGAAGCTTCATTCCCACATCAAAGGCATGATAACAGGGTATGAGGAATAA
- a CDS encoding zinc ribbon domain-containing protein, producing the protein MPIYEYRCKDCGGISEFIVFGKDDELHCRSCNSENLEKLLSAHNTKGSGGSFASDSPASCCGAPGSCGSPGSCCGG; encoded by the coding sequence ATGCCCATATATGAATATAGATGCAAAGATTGCGGCGGGATAAGCGAATTTATAGTCTTCGGCAAAGACGATGAGTTGCACTGCAGATCGTGCAATAGTGAAAATCTTGAAAAACTGTTGTCGGCCCATAATACGAAAGGCTCGGGCGGCAGCTTTGCATCCGACAGTCCGGCAAGTTGCTGCGGAGCTCCGGGTTCCTGCGGGAGTCCGGGTAGCTGCTGCGGAGGATAG
- a CDS encoding alpha/beta hydrolase: MHESIDNDEELSILSKDELEELEKAVQFHTTRQGTKLAFHEYGDPQGRPLFFYHGTGSHVHGMLLHNPGRKHGFRIIAPDRPGVAQSDFRHGWTILEYAQNMADLADELGIHTFGAIGISGGGPALMASAFAIPDRLRCVVDLACAMPLYQDQEMVRHLGAMDRLYAELGTHLPLQLFEIPFSLLGIMQKVMKSPKSFAKMFDSSLCPADKELFKLPDLQYLFMRDFQELFRHGAEGPAYDAQTVYKEWGFNLADIDIHIEVYQGTADIFIPQQFSEYLALTAKDVHLNLIEGQGHFYHLAYGYQMLKKVNDIY, encoded by the coding sequence ATGCATGAAAGCATCGACAATGATGAGGAATTGAGCATCCTGTCCAAGGACGAATTAGAGGAGCTGGAAAAAGCGGTGCAATTCCATACGACGCGGCAGGGAACGAAGCTGGCGTTCCATGAATATGGAGATCCTCAGGGGCGCCCTCTTTTTTTCTACCACGGGACAGGTTCCCATGTCCACGGCATGCTCCTCCATAATCCCGGCCGGAAGCACGGCTTTCGCATCATTGCCCCGGATCGTCCTGGAGTTGCCCAATCGGATTTTCGCCACGGATGGACCATCCTGGAATACGCGCAAAACATGGCCGATCTGGCTGACGAGCTCGGAATCCATACCTTTGGGGCTATCGGCATCTCCGGTGGTGGGCCTGCCCTTATGGCCAGCGCCTTTGCTATCCCTGACCGCCTGCGCTGCGTCGTGGATCTGGCTTGCGCTATGCCCCTTTATCAAGATCAAGAAATGGTAAGACATCTGGGCGCCATGGATCGTCTCTACGCAGAGCTCGGCACGCATTTGCCCCTGCAGCTCTTTGAGATTCCCTTTTCTCTCCTCGGGATAATGCAGAAGGTCATGAAAAGTCCAAAATCTTTTGCGAAAATGTTTGATTCCAGCTTGTGCCCTGCCGATAAAGAACTGTTCAAGCTCCCAGATTTACAATACCTGTTCATGCGTGACTTTCAGGAACTCTTTCGTCATGGGGCCGAAGGACCGGCCTATGATGCTCAAACAGTGTATAAGGAATGGGGCTTCAACCTTGCTGATATCGACATCCACATAGAAGTTTACCAAGGTACAGCGGACATTTTTATTCCCCAACAATTCAGCGAGTATTTAGCCCTTACCGCCAAAGATGTCCATCTCAATCTTATTGAAGGCCAAGGGCATTTTTATCATCTTGCCTACGGTTACCAAATGCTGAAAAAAGTTAATGATATATATTAG
- a CDS encoding nitroreductase family protein, whose amino-acid sequence MIEILRTRRSIRQYEKKGIDKGLVDILKEALLRCPSSRGNNPWTFIFVDDRELLRRLSHAKEHGSTFLKDAALCIVVCGDETKSDVWVEDCSITSIVVQLTAHSLGLGTCWIQVRNRFHAVEKTSESYIQELLGIPDHLRVECLISMGYPAETKTPVPFEQLEYGKIKYNGYR is encoded by the coding sequence AGAAAAAGGGGATTGATAAAGGCTTGGTGGATATCCTCAAGGAGGCCCTGCTCCGCTGCCCCTCATCACGTGGCAACAATCCATGGACCTTTATATTTGTTGACGATCGCGAACTGCTCCGCCGGCTTTCCCATGCAAAAGAGCACGGGTCAACTTTCCTTAAAGATGCGGCGCTGTGTATCGTGGTCTGCGGAGATGAGACAAAGTCGGACGTATGGGTGGAGGATTGCTCCATCACCTCAATTGTTGTACAGCTTACAGCTCATTCATTAGGTCTTGGAACATGCTGGATTCAGGTCAGAAACAGGTTTCACGCCGTGGAAAAGACTTCGGAGAGCTATATTCAGGAACTCCTCGGCATACCCGACCACTTGCGGGTAGAGTGCCTGATCAGTATGGGTTATCCCGCGGAAACAAAAACGCCGGTCCCCTTCGAACAACTCGAGTACGGAAAGATAAAATACAACGGTTACCGGTGA